TTATACCAAAGGATTTGGGTGTTGTCAACCAACTGAAGAAACTTCAATAACAGCATGGAATATTAATTACACCCACGTGGGCTAGGTGGATTGGTTGCCAGACTAGGTGGTTATGGTGGGGTTGCGACTTGTGTGGCGATAGAGAGGAggaggagaaaagaaaacattaaaacaaatcaaatagtTTTTAAGATaaacatttaataattttactttaaataattattttattaaaataaatcagGTGTcctaattctcaaaaaaaaaaaaaaaaaaaaaaatcatgtgatcCTCGTGAGATGCATTTTCCATCCACTCTTGTGAATAGAATAGTGACAAAATGACCAATTTAaacatttctcaaaattttagattttttttaatctataaatttattatttgaagtTAAAAGAACTAGTCACAAATCCACGCAATatgtaaaaaaatgtaatataattattatatatataagaatgtaatgtaaaatttgtaaattaaaaagtacatgcattatttaaaaatatattatttgcatttgttatttgttatttgttattttcttgtttCCAGAAACTCTGAAGAAATCATGGCAATATATTATGACATAATCAAAACTAGATATAGAGACCACTAGTTGGTAATGAAAATAGCATTATTAACTGAGTGCACCAAAATAAGAACCAATTGAAACTCAACCCTTTATGAGACAACAAAGTCATCTATCTCAGTGTTCCAAATAATACAATAGAAAAGTATAACGTGTAAAACTttggttaaaaaagaaaaaaaaaaagcaagaaaaaatcAAGCTCTCAAAGTGACCAACTCTGATTTTGAGAAAGGTGAAATCTCAATGTTCCTATAATACAAGAGAAAGTATGAGGAataaaattttgctaaaaaaaatagcCAGAAGAAATTAGCCCTCAAAGTGACGAGCTCTGATTTGGAGAGAGGTGAAAACAACCTTGGTTGGATCCATACCCCTTCGACTCTTTGAGGTAACGGCTTTCAAATTCTTCAGCAGCCTCATCTTcctcattaataataataataatgtcgGTGATCTCATTCTGTACTACTGTTCCGCAGATAGAAATTGAAACATCTTCATCCATCCCCGATTTCTTCTTCATGTTTCTTTTCACAAAATGACTATGGGAAATGCTTTGTGGTGGTTGAAGTCTCATTCTTCACTAAAGTGTGCTTTACACAGGTTTTGTCCTTGACAGAGAAGGTACTTTgtttattttgtcaaaaaaaaaattagaaaagagagagcaaaggCTCTTGCAGGTGCAGTTTCAGGGGAAGCTCTACTATATGAGGGGATGATCCTTGCAAATGCTTCTGCTGTTGGAATGGAACCAAATACTGATCAAACTCCTGTCtcaaaggttctctctctcactctttctgaGCAAATAGATAATAACTCAGAAGAACACATAGAACAATGTATTGCCTCTAGTCATGCTTGTTTAGGAGGCCTTGAGAGCATATGAGCTGGTTTTTGATAAGGTTTATACTTTATACACCTAGAAATACACAGCTCTTACAAGAGGTGCAGAGGTTGAGGCAATTGTGGTGAGTGGAGTGGACACGTTTATCAGACAGGCCCTAGGCCAATTCAGACTGTTCACTGGTGGCTTAGGTACCAATCCTCCTCTTATGTCAAACCattgatttattaatttaacaaGAGGGGCTTTATTTCTTTTAGTAATTAAGGAACCAATTCATTTAAAATCAGATATCATTTCTTACCTGgtagaatgaaaattttaaatgataaaagtaACATCACCATGTACACCTTAACTGCATGTAAACTAAATCTTCATCATGAAATAGGTTGTCTCTTTAATGTCAAAGCAAATGGAGAGAATCATTCTCCATAGCTTTAACCATTTTATTCTTCAATATATCATTGTTGAATTTGTTCACATGCTAGATTCAACTCTTTTGGTTAAATTCCAACAGCATGAGCATTAatcattattttgtttgaaCTGCTTTTCAGCTCCAGAAGATTTAATGCGTGAGCTTGTtctagaaaaattttgatacttaTAACCGATCAAGCtaagaaaaaatttgttaatatataaaaattacttTGTCACTTCTTCTGCGGCATTGAAGTAATAAATCAGTGAAGATGCACGCTAGCTTAGCTCACATGGTCTGTTTGAGGTTTTCCTACTTGAGCTCAAACACCTTCACCAGCTTGTCAATCCAGAGCCCCTCCCCACCTCACCCCCCCTCCCTCCCTACGAAATCGCATGCAAGGGCAAGGCTCTTAAGATTATATATAGGATAGGTTGCAgtcaaataataaaagaaggaTTTTTTGGCCATGTGTTTGTTAGAAATTAGAATTAGCAGCTGCTCCAAATTGTATCACTTTGGACATACTCACATGCATTGCATAGATTTAAGGAATGGCAAGTACAACAGAGAAAATTGTAAAGAGAGTTGGGAGCTGTATTTCAAATACCATTGTATAGCTGTGCTTACACGCACAAACATTTAACAGTGGTGATGTTTGATGTAGTCTTACTTAGGTAAATAAGGTTGTTATCTCAGCTTTCGTACTAAGTATTATGAATGAGTTACTTGacaccaaaattaagaaaattaaaatggacACTTAATGAAAAATTAGACTATAATTAGAACTAATTCGGATTATAATTGTGCTTtgactttaatatattatatatgatttctTCCACCAAGAAGAAAATGATGATTACTATTACTAATGAGTCATAGCTCAACTAATACTTCCTCTTCTTGTAATAATaggatggagggtgaggtcatgagTTCAAACTCATGGGATGTATGTGTAACTTTccactaaataaaataaaataaaataaaaaaagatgatgaagaAAGGCTAGGACTATAAGGATTCCTAAAATTAAGGGATATGtttccataataaaaataagaatgagATGTTTTTATAGCatcttttgaaagtttaaatGCAATGACACACATACATATCTACAACATAAATAAGCCAAGTCATTTGTAAATAGTTTGGGTTTGACTCAATAAAAAGATCTttcatgtttatttgttgaCAAAAATGTTatgcttaaaattttagatattacaaatttgatatttgtatattttttaataaatttggatttagattaGGTTCTTTCAACTCAAACACATCTTTTCCCATTATGTAAGTATACAAAAATAGatcgaagtggaccaaaatgaacCAAAGTGATCCAAATGGATTGAATTGGACTAAATGGAACAATGTGGACCAAATGGACAAAATAAGACCAAATAGGACTGAAGTGAACAGACTGGACGAAATAGGTCAGAAGTGGATATAATAGACCGAATAGGactaaattagaaaaaatggaccgaataagaccaagtTCGACAGAATAGACCGAATAAGACTGAAGTGGACAGAATAGGACCTTTGTGGACCGAATCGAACCAAAGTAGAGTGAATAAGATTGAATAGACCAAATAGAACTTCAATGGGCAGAATGTAGCAAATAGGACCGAATAGGATGAAATTGAACCAAAGACgatagaatggaccgaatagaatcAAAGTGGATCAAATAAGACTtgtgaattttataatttttattgcatttttagggctcatatttctaatttctaatatctatttttgtattttctttgtatttttttaactcaaaactaaagagtttagcctaaatataataaaatttcatacttttcaacccaaaaattaagaaaaaatgaaattttgagcaaaaattaaaaagaaaacctacaTAAGAATTAATTTAAGGCCCAATTAGTTTAAAATGTACTGAAGGGAGACTGAAATTGACCAAGTGGACTGAATTGAAGCAAGTGGGCAAAATTGGATCAAAGTAAACCTAATTGGACcaaatataaattgtttcatttttagggagaacaaattgtcttcaaaaaaatttagagaaaaaattatacattatattacaatacaaaataattatttattcccaCTCATCACTTGGGTATGCAACTAATGTATTATATAATTACCAATACTTTTTATGAATATTACATAATTACTGTACGTATTCAATGGGTCTTACTGAAATTTTCAGCTTATATGTaactttagtttatttttactattattcatgaatcttacaacattttttgatactattcatagatTCCATTATACTATTCAACTTTTTTTCgacactttcagcaaaaaaatttgagaggttctacgtccacaacatttttacaacaaattatataggtggttagttgttattgattcaaatttgaacctaccactaaaattacttttttaccccaacaataacaagcagtaacaacttgccacttaaaatttgttgtaaaaatattgtagatatatcatttctcaaaaaattttaaacatcgGCTataatagatataaatataaattaaaatttaaaaataaaaggttagTATCCTGacgtttttttttaagaagatatcCCGGAAGTTGGATTTTGAAAACTCACTGAAcacgaaaaaataaaatttgagacctctaaaaagaaaaacgaaaaaataaaaaaattgtccttCGAAAACAAGCAGGGttttaacaaattcaaaaacccTAAACATAATCTGCATTGTCTTTTGTCTCTCAccaaaattgttttattttgattctttgaCTCTCCGAAGAAGATGCCGTCGGAGGATTCGAAGCTCgcgaagaaggaagaagaagaggtcgAGGACGACGACGATGACAAGCCGATATTCCATGGCCTCAAGAAGAAACTCTCAAATGCAAATGGCGCTCGTGGTTCAGCCAAATCTAAACCCAAACTgaaaaaggaagagagtgaAGACGAAGACGATGACGAAGACGACAAGCCTATCGCCAAACGGAACTCTATTTCTAAGCCCGACAAGGTTTTCAAAGtctttaccttttctttcttttttggccttaaattttgaaaaaaaggtATAGGCTTTCTGGTTATATATAGGAAAGGAACGATTTTCATTCAATgggtgttttttgtttaatatagtaaaaatggggtttgattaatatttaatgTTGTGCTTGTTTAGTAACCAGAGGTTTTGtttggtatttatttttgagtaatgggtctggtttggtttggttttgttttcttttgtggaAGGAaccgaagaagaagaagagaacaaaGGAGGTGGAGAAGAAGAGCAAGGAGGTAGAAAATGCAccagagaaaaagaagagggagAAGAAAGTTTATGATTTTCCTGGTCAGAAGCGAGACCCTCCTGAGGAGGTAGAAATACaatgttgtttttgtttcactTGGTTTTCATTTTTAGCTTTCAAGATGTTTACTTTGAGGGTTTTTAAGTAATGGGATTGTTGCTTTGTGGAATTTCAGAGAGACCCACTGAGGATTTTTTATGAGACACTCTATAAGCACAGCCCGAACAGTGAAATGGCGCAGTTCTGGTGAGTCATTTTGCCCCAATTGGGAAAATCCTTTTTAGTAGTGTGACATGCAGTTTTGACGCTGAGTTTCATTTTGCTTCTATTATTTGCTTGGCTTTTAGaatgtaaaaaaagaagagaagagtgattgcctaaaagaaaagaacataTGTGTcatgtttttctttcctttttcacCTTCTCTTCTTAAATTAGTCAGAGCAATTGGGTGTTTAGTACTTGTGAAGAGGAAGGATAGCCTTCAATGTCTAACCGAGCTCaacaaatagtaaaaaaattgtgaagttGGGGTTAAGAATGAATGATAAACACCAATAGCATGAGGAGTGCAGTGAAACCATATGAGTTCACACTTTACATATTATGAGAATGAGGATGAGTAACCCAAACGAGTCACTTCCCTATAAATATGAAATGAAGAATAGGATACTTCTCTTGATGAGCTGTATCCAATGTATAAGGCTTTATCTGATAATTTGGATTGGTTAACCCTATTAGTGGGTGACATATGAGAGGATAGGTTCTGTATTATATATAATTGCAGAAagattttttctatttattcttTCGTTTGTGTtgcaaccccccccccccccccctcttcttttttaccaaaagaacaaaaaaaaaaagtctttgttTGTATGTATGTGTAGAATTAATGATCATATCATGCAACACATCACTCTGCATATCATTGAGTCTTTGTAAACTTGCCAATTGTATGTGTATATGTAGGTTTTGGACTTTGCTTTTGATTCAATCCTTTTGTCTTTAGTTTCATTGATGTTTGTTTTGGTGTATtcgtttttgtttgattgtttgtaCCTGTAATAAGATTATTTTGTAGTTCttcttaatattatttttatggtacACCAAAATATGAGTAATTTTTGGTGTCTGAGTGTCTGTTTGGGATAAGCTGAAAATTTCAGCTTATTTGCaatttcagcttatttttggtactattcatgggttccactatactatttcagttaacttttacttttatctaaaGTACTTATAgcaaaagttttcagtttcagctaaataagctaTTTCTAAATGGACACTTTAGGatctacttattttgctgaaactaaaaactttttgctgaaaatactgtagataaaagtaaaaattagctgaaataatatagtagaacctatgaatagtaccaaaaagtgcagtgggacctatgaatagtagcaaaaataagatgaatagtaaaataagttgacaaaaataatccatGCCAAACACACGCTGAGTAAGAAACTTTCTTACaggttttgattttcaaagtaGCACAACTTTTCAGTGTATATGCTATTGATatgctgcatgcccataagggaTGGATTGATATTAATATTAGCATTTAGTATATCAAGCTGTAAGTAGTTTGGACTGCTCTAGACATTTTAGTCACTTTCAAGGCATTATATTTTGGGGTGGACTAAGTTTTGATTTGTTAACAAATATGATTTAATGATCAATTATCTTTTCACCACTTTGCCCTTTGTTATGGTGTCACTCTTTTTGCTCCAAGCAAGGGAGCATCTTTAATCATGGATCTGGCTGTATTTGGTGGGTGTACCTTTATCCCTCACTTCCTCTATAATTTCATGTTCGAGATTATGTCTAGCAAGCAGATTGCATGTTGAAAAATTTAAGCAGTAGCTAAAACCTAGCAAATATATAGCAGCCCTTGAACTTGAACAGTCAATGTTAATGCTAAAATCATGGCACGGGTAAGCATAACATTTCAATTACTTCAAGCCCTATACGGATGTCAAAAACTCTATATAGTGCCATTAATGCATTCAGGAACAAAAGGATTTACCTTGTGACTAAAGTCTTGAAAACCAAAAATTGTTGTCATTTAACAAACAAGTCCACATAAACTATTACAAAGGTTACATGGAAGGCAATCAGAATTCTCCATAATCTCTGCTCATGTTAAACTAAATATCTTGCTATAATGCTATATATATGCTTAGGTTTTAGTTAAGGCTTAAATTTTGCAATATGCAATCTGCTTGCTGGACTAGTTGGTTGAGCAGCTGTTGTTGCCTCAGGAGGAAATTTTGGCTATATGTGATTTCAAAATGTAATCATGTTAGTGTAGATGGATGATATGAATATCTTGCATTAGGAATGggtgatttattttttcatctttgatGATTTGATCCTTTTCTAAAATGTCATATTGGATCACTTTATATATAATCtggacttaaaaagaaaaaaaatgcttctGTTTTAAGTACTCTATCATAGTCACCATATCTTTCCTCAGTAAGAAAATAGTATCCACTTCTTTGGTCAGTAGATGCATATTGCAGATCACCTGGTTCAACCTCCAGTCCACTCTCTATGTGAgttcttttactatttaactaTAAAAGAAGACAGAGAGAAAGCACTAGTAAACTATGGACTTGCATAGTAGTTCCATGTATTGGAATGGATAAGTTTAGTTTCCTACATACATATCAGGCACAACCCCATCTTTTAGATCTTTGTGCGTTCTTTCCTTgtctttttttcaaatttagtGCTTCTTTTAATGCTCATTATAATGTGAGACATACTTTGACATGATTTAGTAATTCTGCTCATTAGAGATTAGTTTGCCATACCATGTGATTGGGTTGATTCTTCCTCTTGCATTGATATGTACTTGTTTGTATCTGTTATTTGCAATATAATTATAGCTAGGGTTGCATATTTAAAAGAAATGTATTCAATTTGGTTGCAGGATGATGGAATCTGGTTTGCTTTCCAAAGAAGAGGCAAAGAAAGTTTAtgagaagaagcagaagaagagtCTTCAGCAAAAGCTCAGTTCTCCAGCCAAAGTTGTAGCTACTTTACAGCAGAGTACTAAGTCTGTTAGTGTTAAGAGAAAATTACCATCCTCTCCAGCTTCTTCgaacaaaaagaagacaacagACTCAAAAGTTGCATCAAAGCAGTCTAAGAAACAGAAGATTGAAGATGGAAGCTCTGAGGATGAATCTGATGATGACTTTGTTTTGGctaacaagaagaaaaaactatCCTCCCAAGTttcttctaataaaaagaagacGACCGTCTCCAAAGCTTTATTGAAGCAGTCTAAGCAAAAAAAGGTTGTTGATGGAAGTTCTGATGATGAATAGGATGATAGCTTTAAATTTGATGTGTCCAAACAAATGAGAAAGCAGCCTCAAGCAGCTGAATTATGTTTAACCTGAACTGATTAGGACCTCTCACATTTATTTACTGTCACTTGTTAATATCTTTGCTGATTGAACTTCTGTAAACACTAATAGTGGCAATGCAATGCCCTCATTGAGATGATGGTTTTACGACCTAGGGCGGTGACTTAGTGGTAGGAAGCCCTTATGACCTATCATACCTATGAGCTCATGAGTTGTGGGTTTGTGACAAGGCCCATTAGTGCTCCGATTGGTACCGTACCATAACGCAATGCCTAAATAGTGTGGGGTAGTGACCACACCTGTGagccctttttatttttgaatgttggGCAGGCCATTTTCTAGGTTGTACTTCAAACCAAAATTGAATTGCATGAGAACACTCCTTTCCAAAGTCTATAGTGCCTcaattatctttcatgctatttTCTACGAAgatatttctcttcttctttttaaatgtCTGTCATACTGGCAATCTCCTTTTTGAATTTACTGAAAATCAAAGCaggtagaaaagaaaagaaaatcagtGCAGCTGGGAATAGGAAAATAATTCCTTAGGCTAttcactaaaataaaattataaaaagagcTGTGGCTATAGCTTAAGTCATTTCTTTTGAGCCGGACTCcgattcaaaattaaattttttacaatggTAGAGGGTAATGAAGGCTAATGatctttccaaaaaataaagaaggtaAAAGTGCCAGAGTTGATGATTTCCTTAAACCATTTGTACAGTATGGGTTTGGTTGCCCTACAAGCAGCCCTTTTCTAAACCAGGAACTTCTGACCTTGCAATGAGAAAGGGAAGACTGGTTAACTAACTATATAGCCTTAAGCACCCGGGCCCGTGGAGAGACTCTTCTTCAATAAGAAAATGCCAATCAAGTTTGGCTGGGAGGGCAAGATTTCGAGGTCTCACAAACAGTTAAACCCCAGTCTCTTGTTGGAAGGGTGGCTTTATTGTTAAGATAGTTTAACTTGGATTAAACTctactatcaaaatattaagtgacttttatttttgagaaaaaaaaaatatttagtgacTTTTTATTGTTAAGAcaatttacttataaaaaaaagtctatcacctaaatttcaaaaaataaaaaattctatttcaaactaaaattataaaaccaagagttaaaacttaaaagtataaaatctattatttattttgattatatatcataattttgtgttctattttaataaatcttatctctctctctctctctcaagtgaGATACTAATTTTTAAGATAGTTTCAAtgatattactaaaatattttctttactttaaatataattaatattttttttaacccaaaaactaccatcccctccccccccaccccccccacccccaaaaaaaaaaaaaaaaaaaaaaagcaaatagcTATCATTCTTGCACACTAATATGGTACCTTGGGTGAAATCCTTTTCCACCTAAAGTAGACGGGACCCTCGAAAGTGCAGCGAAGCTGCGTGACTgttcatttttgtctttttgtgtcGGCTAGTACTGTTTTCGTCTTCTAGTGTCGGCTGGTGATGTTTATGAATGGTATCTTGTTTGCTAAAACTGTGCTGAATAGTGACCAAATCAGGAGCTGTTTGGAGCTATTCTGAGTAGTGATTGGTGCTACTACAATAGCCTAGGGACTATCCAAATTATGGCCCTCATAAGGATTTTGAGAATCCTGGAAGGGATCAAATGGATGATGATTGGTAGATACTTCAGAGGAGGCAAGAGaagctttttcttcttcttctaactGAGAAGCCTGGAGGAGCAACTGATCAGCAAGATCTTTTAATTCTCTGCTAAATTTTCTCGCAACTGAGAAGAATTCTAGGCTAGATTGAGACCTTGTCTTATGGGTAATGGCATTGTAGACTGGAGGAGGGAAATCCTTATTTAACTGATTGATGATTAGATCAATTTTGAAGCTATCCCACCATTTTACTGAGAATTCTCTATCTAATAGATTGTTGCTTATTGCATAGGACTACATACTGATCCAATGGATTTTATACCTGATGATCATACGCAAAATTGCTGGAAACTGGAAATTGtgatggatatatatatatatattaaagaatcctcaaaatttattttttaaagtttgacaGGATGGAACATTCAACACAAATTACTCAATGAGTACCAAAATTACCAATCTcatatatgataaaattttagttttagaaacttaagtttcaagaaattaaacTTGTATTCCAATTAAAACTCTATTTATATCTTATTAATAGGATAGTATAATttatatgaattattttatctaagtttttaagaaatttacaattttactccaactaaaattctttaccaaaaatttcaaacatttaaaataaatgtaatatttattttaattatctctcgtaattttgtattttaatatgGTAAAACTTGTACACTATATATGTACATATTACGATAGTTAATTTAGAATTATAAGTAgctcactaattttttttttcttttacattaaaattttaattaattcgCGCAATGCACAGGCATAGAACAATGTTTCATACTTTAAGGTTCTTAtagaactttttttaattttttgtgccaGAAGAATCGCACAATCACATATTCACagattttgtaatttaatataataaaaaggaaaagaatttaatttaatataataaaaaggaaaagaatttaactcttttttttaggaaaagaaaagaatttaagTATAGATTTCCTAGTTAAACTAGACTAGTTCTTATATACAATTGTTTTCCTAGTTTTTCTCTTTAACGCTAGTTctcttttttctgatttttattttttagattccTGTTTTCCTagttattctctttttcttttttttttacctgaatTTAATTAAGTATTTTCACCGCCTAAGTTC
This DNA window, taken from Quercus robur chromosome 2, dhQueRobu3.1, whole genome shotgun sequence, encodes the following:
- the LOC126712406 gene encoding uncharacterized protein LOC126712406, producing MPSEDSKLAKKEEEEVEDDDDDKPIFHGLKKKLSNANGARGSAKSKPKLKKEESEDEDDDEDDKPIAKRNSISKPDKEPKKKKRTKEVEKKSKEVENAPEKKKREKKVYDFPGQKRDPPEERDPLRIFYETLYKHSPNSEMAQFWMMESGLLSKEEAKKVYEKKQKKSLQQKLSSPAKVVATLQQSTKSVSVKRKLPSSPASSNKKKTTDSKVASKQSKKQKIEDGSSEDESDDDFVLANKKKKLSSQVSSNKKKTTVSKALLKQSKQKKVVDGSSDDE